One window of the Podospora pseudopauciseta strain CBS 411.78 chromosome 4, whole genome shotgun sequence genome contains the following:
- the LGD1 gene encoding L-galactonate dehydratase (EggNog:ENOG503NWIZ; COG:M): MAPKEITITSFSTRDVRFPTSLDKTGSDAMNAAGDYSAAYCILETNSDLTGHGMTFTIGRGNDLVCAAISHLAPRILHTPLSSLVGTNFGATWRHLVNDSQLRWIGPEKGVIHLALGAVVNALWDLWAKTLNKPVWRVVADMTPEEFVACIDFRYITDAITPEEALSLLQSMQEGKPERIAQAERNEAVPAYTTSAGWLGYDESKMRRLLQETVAQGYRHFKLKVGGSLQEDIKRLTIARQVLDSSPTPGEKILMVDANQIWSVPEAIEYMKSLAGFKPWFIEEPTSPDDVLGHLAIRTALKPYGIKVATGEMCQNRVMFKQFLMSGAIDVCQIDACRLGGVNEVLAVMLMAKKFGVPIVPHSGGVGLPEYTQHLSTIDYVVVSGQKSVLEYVDHLHEHFVWPSVIEKGYYVTPTQPGYSVQMRGESMERFGGILEGEKI, translated from the exons ATGGCCCCAAAAGAAATAACCAtaacctccttctcaacccGCGATGTCCGCTTCCCCACCTCCCTAGACAAAACCGGCTCCGACGCCATGAACGCGGCAGGAGACTACTCAGCCGCCTACTGCATCCTCGAGACCAACTCTGACCTCACCGGCCATGGCATG ACCTTCACCATCGGCCGCGGAAACGACCTCGTCTGCGCCGCCATCTCCCACCTCGCCCCCCGCATCCTccacacccccctctcctccctcgtcggCACAAACTTTGGCGCCACCTGGCGGCACCTAGTCAACGACTCCCAGCTCCGCTGGATAGGCCCAGAAAAAGGAGTCATCCACCTCGCCCTAGGCGCGGTAGTCAACGCGTTGTGGGATCTATGGGCCAAAACCCTCAACAAACCCGTCTGGAGGGTAGTAGCAGACATGACCCCAGAAGAATTCGTCGCCTGCATCGACTTCCGCTACATCACCGACGCCATCACCCCCGAGGaagccctctccctcctgcAGTCAATGCAAGAGGGTAAGCCCGAACGAATCGCCCAGGCGGAAAGAAACGAAGCTGTACCCGCGTACACCACCTCCGCGGGCTGGCTTGGTTACGACGAATCCAAAATGAGGAGATTGCTCCAGGAAACAGTCGCACAGGGGTACAGGCACTTCAAGCTCAAAGTAGGCGGGTCACTACAGGAAGACATCAAACGGTTGACCATCGCCCGTCAAGTCCTCGACTCATCACCCACCCCGGGAGAGAAAATCCTCATGGTGGACGCCAACCAGATCTGGAGCGTGCCCGAGGCGATCGAGTACATGAAATCCCTTGCGGGTTTCAAACCTTGGTTTATTGAAGAGCCGACTTCTCCTGATGATGTCCTGGGGCATCTGGCTATAAGAACTGCGCTGAAACCCTACGGCATCAAGGTCGCCACGGGGGAGATGTGCCAGAACAGAGTCATGTTCAAGCAGTTCCTCATGTCGGGCGCCATAGACGTTTGCCAGATTGACGCCTGTCGGCTGGGTGGTGTCAATGAGGTTCTTGCGGTGATGCTGATGGCGAAGAAGTTTGGGGTTCCGATCGTGCCGCATAGTGGTGGGGTCGGGTTGCCGGAGTATACGCAGCACTTGTCTACGATTGActatgtggtggtgagcggGCAGAAGTCGGTGTTGGAGTATGTGGATCATTTGCATGAGCATTTTGTCTGGCCGAGTGTCATTGAAAAGGGGTATTATGTCACGCCTACGCAGCCGGGGTATTCGGTTCagatgaggggggagagtATGGAGCGGTTTGG ggggattttggagggggagaagattTGA
- a CDS encoding hypothetical protein (EggNog:ENOG503P9XH) has protein sequence MSDKITSSTSSAPSNNPSSPNINPQQTSNVPTGAGVDTGAGVTRPKTEAEKEADRKYEEAMEEEYAKREGGA, from the coding sequence ATGTCCGACAAAAttacctcctccacctcctcggccccctccaacaacccctcctcccccaacatcaacccccagcAAACCTCCAACGTCCCCACCGGCGCTGGCGTCGACACTGGCGCCGGTGTCACCCGCCCCAAGACCGAAGCCGAAAAGGAGGCAGACAGGAAGTACGAAGAggccatggaggaggagtacgCCAAgcgggagggtggtgccTAA
- a CDS encoding hypothetical protein (COG:S; EggNog:ENOG503P361) — MSSKTFNLSKPDRTVQVGVILLGGLTEFLDVAPVDLFNSLTPMFLQTLSSAFLPAHLLQQAIDMEFHWVTETGKTPSVSNLTARTTIVPTDSFATCPVLDIVLIGAYHAGYNPTETELAYVRKAYDNCSAFMTICGGIEVPLRAGILEGKTATGPRFMLDILRQLAPGTNWIEKRWASDGKLWTSGALLNGTDMVAAFQREVWGGKSLTEEDSLVEFMARVGGVPVRDVDYKDVDWKL; from the exons ATGTCTTCCAAgaccttcaacctctccaagcCAGACCGAACTGTGCAAGTCGGTGTGATCCTTCTCGGCGG TCTCACCGAATTCCTCGACGTGGCACCTGTCGACCTCTTCAACAGCCTCACGCCCATGTTTCTTCAAACCTTGTCAAGCGCTTTCCTTCCGGCCCATCTCTTGCAACAAGCCATAGACATGGAATTTCATTGGGTGACTGAGACAGGCAAAACCCCTTCAGTCAGCAACCTTACCGCGCGCACAACCATCGTGCCGACCGACTCCTTTGCAACCTGTCCTGTCTTGGACATTGTCCTCATCGGAGCCTACCACGCTGGGTATAACCCGACTGAGACAGAGTTGGCTTATGTCCGCAAGGCGTACGACAACTGCTCTGCCTTTATGACCATCTGCGGCGGCATTGAGGTCCCCTTGAGAGCTGGCATCTTGGAGGGCAAGACTGCCACGGGACCGAGATTTATGTTGGATATTCTGAGACAGCTGGCACCAGGAACAAACTGGATTGAGAAACGCTGGGCGAGCGATGGCAAGTTGTGGACGAGTGGAGCTCTGCTGAACGGGACGGATATGGTGGCGGCCTTTCagagggaggtttggggtgggAAGTCGCTTACAGAGGAGGATTCCTTGGTTGAGTTCATGGCCAGGGTGGGAGGCGTTCCCGTGAGAGACGTTGATTACAAGGATGTGGATTGGAAGCTGTGA
- a CDS encoding hypothetical protein (EggNog:ENOG503P08D), with product MAPTTIMRPERSERPYNTRRKSLSLHSLGIHVPVTHAARAAAAASRASSSNNNNSSTQSSMASSNTKEAPSRRLKRAHTQDDDDALTSEPLPKRRDSQTVKFEDTPPPSPPAAQQSIEMDEEDSKPIDMDAVNDEIVEAVIVQLQNTGNRPHLVKELAAVLMQQLKIVQQSANPCAIISSRLATYLKRSGWSAQSPCPLAKELESVHPRRTYFYLTTCPHQPLPDPAQAATLSHLAHSRTIISPSLSSGASNSEDADSDAIRRRELSPSPEVDLSSPEFDDMDDEMPSTPIGSYSLPGFCLPPTSRFIAHHSNGRSSSRRAASPPLEKDEKEFTQTATGLQKRKLNGDLLRANPPTIVEPLPVLDLEKEEGSLFGGNNTTSNNNATNLSFVSSPAIRSTMYFPVSRKDLETESWNKWDSMLEWDRSPENIELDELDGLLSDY from the exons ATGGCCCCAACCACAATCATGCGCCCCGAGCGTTCGGAGCGTCCATACAACACTCGTCGCAAGTCGTTGTCGTTGCACTCGTTGGGAATCCACGTTCCTGTAACTCACGCTGCCcgcgccgccgctgctgccagccgagcttcttcctccaacaacaacaactcttCTACTCAGTCAAGTATGGCTTCATCAAACACAAAGGAAGCCCCCTCCAGGAGGCTAAAACGCGCGCACACtcaggatgacgatgatgcgCTCACCTCAGAGCCGCTGCCCAAGAGGCGCGATAGCCAGACAGTCAAGTTCGAAGACActcccccgccatcccctcCTGCTGCCCAACAGTCCATCGAgatggacgaggaggactCGAAACCAATCGACATGGACGCCGTCAACGATGAGATCGTCGAGGCTGTCATCGTTCAGCTCCAAAACACGGGCAACAGACCACACTTAGTGAAGGAGCTCGCTGCTGTCCTCATGCAGCAGCTCAAGATCGTTCAACA GTCCGCCAACCCGTGCGCCATCATTTCATCAAGGTTAGCCACCTACTTGAAGCGCAGCGGCTGGTCAGCTCAGTCGCCTTGCCCGCTGGCCAAGGAGCTCGAGTCTGTCCACCCAAGGCGCACATACTTTTACCTCACCACCTGCCCGCACCAGCCGCTCCCGGACCCGGCGCAAGCGGCCACCTTGAGCCACCTTGCGCACAGTCGCACCAtcatctctccctctctGTCCAGTGGAGCTTCCAACTCTGAAGACGCCGACTCCGACGCCATTCGGCGCCGCGAGCTGTCGCCCAGCCCGGAGGTGGATCTCTCAAGCCCAGAGTTTGATGATATGGATGACGAAATGCCGAGCACGCCTATCGGCTCTTATTCGCTTCCCGGCTTCTGCCTGCCCCCAACCTCTCGCTTCATTGCCCACCACAGCAAtggccgcagcagcagccgtcgTGCGGCCTCGCCTCCTCTCGaaaaggacgagaaggagtTCACTCAGACGGCTACTGGCCTGCAAAAGAGGAAACTCAATGGCGATCTGCTCAGGGCCAACCCGCCTACCATTGTCGAGCCATTGCCCGTCTTGGATCTtgaaaaagaagagggaTCGCTCTTTGGCGGGAACAACACAACCAGCAATAACAATGCGACCAATCTGTCGTTTGTTTCAAGTCCCGCGATCCGGTCTACAATGTACTTCCCCGTCAGCAGGAAAGACCTCGAGACCGAAAGCTGGAATAAATGGGACAGCATGCTGGAGTGGGACCGCAGCCCTGAAAATATCGAGCTTGACGAGCTTGATGGGCTATTGAGCGATTACTGA
- the CCC1 gene encoding Protein ccc1 (COG:S; EggNog:ENOG503NWJG) has product MFAVPIEEFRKIRENRRKLATSTKSSTPPPPPSLDNVSADIELQLPASSIIDDAQGPDAHKPLINPRLISDATIGLSDGLTVPFALTAGLTALGDTRTVIYGGLAELIAGAISMGLGGYLGARGELAAYEESHSRLMTLLQEPGPPTKSAITAGQDAIIEALQQALFPLQVHRLDLKHQLIEGESEAWVGLLLRLQGISLPSTCTDDDCTKSHDQKAEEKRRRRRQRDDSRTRAMQSAVTIAAGYFLGGLLPLIPYFFVAGHIGKLMAGLYISIGVMGVALFTFGYVKTAVVVGFGRQHAKKSVLGGVQMVIVGGMAAGAAMGLVKVFEGVGTFGP; this is encoded by the coding sequence ATGTTCGCCGTGCCGATAGAGGAATTCAGAAAGATAAGGGAAAATAGGCGTAAGCTGGCAACATCGACCAagtcatcaacaccaccaccaccaccgagtcTCGACAATGTCTCGGCGGATATAGAGCTTCAGCTTCCCGCTTCTTCGATTATAGATGATGCCCAGGGGCCCGACGCTCACAAGCCATTGATCAACCCCCGTCTAATATCCGACGCTACAATCGGTCTCTCAGACGGCCTCACTGTCCCCTTCGCTCTCACAGCAGGACTAACCGCGCTAGGAGACACCCGCACAGTCATCTATGGTGGTCTGGCAGAACTGATAGCAGGCGCCATCTCAATGGGACTCGGAGGTTATCTTGGAGCAAGGGGAGAATTGGCAGCATACGAAGAGTCACACTCTAGGCTGATGACGCTCCTGCAAGAACCTGGGCCGCCTACCAAGtccgccatcaccgccggCCAAGACGCTATCATTGAGGCGTTGCAGCAAGCCTTGTTTCCTCTGCAGGTACACAGACTGGACCTGAAACACCAGCTTATCGAGGGCGAGAGTGAAGCATGGGTGGGGTTACTGTTGAGGTTACAAGGCATTTCCCTTCCTTCAACATGTACCGACGACGACTGTACGAAAAGTCATGACCaaaaggccgaggagaaacggaggagaaggagacaGAGAGATGACAGCAGGACGAGAGCAATGCAATCGGCCGTCACAATAGCGGCCGGGTATTTCCTCGGTGGGCTCCTACCGCTTATACCGTACTTTTTCGTGGCCGGACATATCGGAAAGTTGATGGCGGGGCTGTACATCTCGATCGGAGTCATGGGGGTAGCGTTGTTCACGTTTGGCTATGTCAAGAcggctgtggtggttgggtttggaAGGCAGCACGCAAAGAAGAGTGTGCTAGGGGGTGTGCAGATGGTGATTGTAGGGgggatggcggcgggggctGCTATGGGTTTAGTTAAAGTGTTTGAAGGGGTTGGGACGTTTGGGCCATGA
- a CDS encoding hypothetical protein (EggNog:ENOG503P60V; COG:S) — translation MTITGDLSTRDFKDVERKGGPRVVISYSDDDPTIKRMAKIFDALDHPLMGDPNCDLHPRETCVECMDCTARADLDYAMEAAVYEGFSAPGNEKFKHIVPTYHGSWTFALPTHQAGKPRWVRMVLVEHCEGEVMDKIMGKQVIPKDDDDDNDYSEPNNKYTFDYGKLPPRSRPMMWNVEISITPCNARLKTENIFICNNGSVKFITFREAKVCRYLDETEDHPNQIYDGRWNAGVPAAEMRLMKSPIERYWSKCFLEPFGRWLPEAWEKNEELANEWLIDTFGSEKELEKV, via the exons ATGACCATCACCGGCGACTTGAGCACCCGCGACTTCAAGGATGTCGAGCGTAAAGGAGGCCCCCGTGTAGTCATCAGCTACTCGGATGACGACCCAACAATCAAGCGCATGGCCAAAATATTCGACGCTTTGGATCACCCTTTGATGGGTGATCCAAACTGTGACCTCCACCCCCGGGAAACCTGCGTCGAGTGTATGGATTGCACAGCGCGCGCAGATCTGGACTACGCGATGGAAGCAGCTGTTTATGAGGGTTTTTCTGCGCCTGGGAACGAGAAATTCAAGCACATCGTCCCGACGTACCATGGCAGTTGGACGTTTGCCCTGCCGACGCATCAGGCTGGCAAGCCTcggtgggtgaggatggtgctggtggagCATTGTGAAGGGGAAGTGATGGATAAAATCATGGGCAAACAAGTCATACCcaaggacgacgacgacgacaacgactaCAGCGAACCAAACAATAAATACACCTTCGACTACGGCAAACTTCCCCCCCGAAGCAGACC GATGATGTGGAACGTCGAAATTAGCATTACACCTTGCAATGCGAGGCTCAAGACGGAGAATATCTTTATCTGCAACAACGGATCCGTCAAGTTCATCACTTTTAGAGAGGCAAAGGTGTGCCGCTATCTTGACGAGACGGAGGATCACCCAAACCAGATCTATGATGGGCGGTGGAACGCAGGCGTGCCAGCGGCGGAGATGAGGCTGATGAAGTCTCCGATTGAGAGATACTGGTCTAAATGCTTCCTCGAACCTTTCGGTCGTTGGCTCCCAGAGGCCTGGGAAAAGAACGAGGAGTTGGCAAACGAGTGGTTGATTGACACGTTCGGCTCGGAGAAGGAGTTAGAAAAAGTATGA
- a CDS encoding hypothetical protein (EggNog:ENOG503P2D4; COG:Q) yields the protein MASRLRLSSRTPFSLHPHLYSPSNLPSYSRQLSLSSALQYAKRKPSPSSPSSLPQSPLRSKKSPLPPPNNFVPPKPKLSLYRDDTPTSKPPFTLEENIQRHRKIPLYGALAVAFLASLYISAVVTNTFKTPPVSDLVPLDPSLPQPHPSCCPPTGLPPSLTPVSALEFDTSLNTSESLSRITANRTYLASRAKGHVLEVACGTGRNLPYYSWEYVVHPFEEYSPEEQLAKAKSRMAKILDIKRGSSWGYGTKSKVTAGERRVGGMEGEVLSYTAVDVSPEMLSVARNRLRESVPGLRQVMAKKRAEPYPKLTNPEEVVPVVAALDGRVQLLLGDAEAGLPRGRERYDTVIQSFGLCSVKDPQGLLVKMAGRVVPGTGRILLLEHGRGWFGWINGLLDKYAPGHFQKFGCWWNRDIEGLVKGASEELGGRLEVVRMDRPWYHAGTTVVLELRVKEEGEGK from the coding sequence ATGGCCTCCCGACTAAGGCTGTCCTCAAGGACACCCTTCTCATTACACCCTCACCTCTATTCACCTTCCAACCTGCCCAGCTACTCCCGCCAATTAAGCCTCTCTTCAGCCCTCCAATACGCCAAACGAAaaccatccccatcctcaccatcctcgctACCCCAAAGCCCCCTCCGCTCCAAAaagtcccccctccccccacccaacaacTTCgtccccccaaaaccaaaactcTCCCTCTACCGCGACGACACCCCCACCTCAaaaccccccttcaccctAGAAGAAAACATCCAACGCCACCGCAAAATACCCCTCTACGGCGCCCTCGCAgtcgccttcctcgcctccttgTACATCTCGGCAGTAGTAACAAACACCTTCAAAACCCCCCCCGTCTCCGACCTCGTCCCCCTCgacccatccctcccccaaccccaccctTCCTGCTGCCCCCCAACTGGCCTACCCCCCTCATTAACCCCCGTCTCCGCCCTCGAATTCGACACCTCACTCAACACCTCCGAAAGTCTCTCCCGTATCACCGCCAACAGAACCTACCTCGCCAGCCGCGCCAAAGGCCACGTCTTGGAAGTAGCTTGTGGCACGGGGAGAAATCTGCCGTATTACAGCTGGGAGTATGTAGTTCACCCGTTCGAGGAATACTCCCCCGAGGAGCAGCTCGCCAAGGCGAAGAGTAGGATGGCGAAGATATTGGATATTAAAAGGGGGAGTTCGTGGGGGTATGGGACAAAGTCCAAGGTTACGGCTggtgagaggagggtggggggaatggagggtgaggttttGTCATATACGGCGGTGGATGTCTCGCCTGAGATGTTGTCTGTTGCACGCAATCGACTAAGGGAGTCGGTGCCGGGGTTGAGGCAGGTGATGGCTAAGAAGAGGGCTGAGCCCTACCCAAAACTGACGAACCCTGAGGAGGTCGTGCCGGTGGTTGCTGCGCTGGATGGGAGGGTTCAATTACTGCTTGGGGATGCAGAGGCGGGACTGccaagggggagggagaggtatGATACGGTTATTCAGAGTTTCGGGCTTTGTTCGGTGAAGGATCCACAGGGGTTgctggtgaagatggcggggagggtggtgcccgggacggggaggattttgttgctggagcatgggaggggttggtttgggtggATTAATGGACTGCTAGACAAGTACGCGCCAGGGCATTTTCAGAAGTTTGGGTGTTGGTGGAATAGGGATattgaggggttggtgaagggtGCGAGTGAGGagctgggggggaggttggaggtggtgaggatggataGGCCGTGGTATCATGCGGGTAcgacggtggtgttggagttgagggtgaaggaggagggggaggggaagtga